The stretch of DNA CTTCAATATTGTTCTGTTTCTGATGCTTGAAATAAACATTTATATGAATTACTAAATTAGAGTTGACCAGATTAGTTACTTTCAATTGACCTATTCACTAAGACACTAACTTGATGATTTTTTAACGTAAACCTGTTGGGACATATGTTTTAGCATTCTGACAGAGTTCATGTACTGTAGATATGTAATGTACTAGTAGACATGGAATTGTGGGGGTGGTtcctttgagcagcagcaatgGTGCTGAACCCAGGGACCAGCATCTAGTTGTGCAAGGAGAACAGGGGGAGGAACTGACTACTAATTTCTTGACGTAAATGAATGGATAGCAATAAATAGGTCTAATCTGAAATAAATGATACCTAAAACATGATAGATTAACAGCTTGAAGTACCTGCACAGCTGTGGGCATGCCATCCTGCTGGCCATGCTTAGGGCTTGGCTGCCTTCTATACTGAAGGGTCACTATAACAAGTTAAATTTTTTAAATCATCCTGTGAACGTGATTCATAATTTTTGTGCATGATGCTTTGTACTTATTCTCACTTTGTTTGAGAGCCATGTAGGCCAATTCGCACAGATTAAAAGCATATGTTAGATCCAAAAATAAAACATAGTTTTGCACCAAGGACCTTAGATCTTTGAGTCTGGAGCTTGGTCTTTTGATCCCCAACTCTTCTTTCTGTTGGTTGCTATTTGTTCCAGGGCCTTTAGTTCCACTACTTAGCAAAATCTCTTGTATAATTGATTGTTTCGTTCCAGtacatttttaaaaaaactgtGCAAGCCCACTatgcacataaaaccatttttCTCAAAGGTATTAATAGTATCACAGTGATACCAATGAAGCACGAGtggttagaaaaaaaattaatgagAAATGGCCACACATACCTTTTATTAGATGACATTCTGCAATCATTTAACCTCCTTCACAGTTCACAGCATTAATGTAGGAGTAGGGAGTGATCATATTGCAATAACTACGCCCTCCGTTAATTCGTACTTCAAATTACTTTATGTACTTCTAGTAGGCATTTTACTGTCCTTTTACTAGTTTCTCTAAGCCTTCCGCATGTCCAGTTGTGGTTATGTTGATTTGGTTTCTTACTTGAAGGTATCGCATACAGAGGGATCGGAAAGTTCCCATCTGCAGTGTACATCCAATGGAACAAGCAACAATTCAGTGCCTCGGTTGTCTGAAGTCAAAAATACCTGTTGCTAAGAGCTACCACTGTTCAGCTAAATGCTTCTCTGATGCATGGCAGCACCACAAGGTTTTGCATGAGCGGGCTAGTAGTGCTTTAAATGAAAatggagctgaagaagaggagTTATTCGGTAGATTTGGCAGTGGTGGTTCTGGGGTTCTAAGTACTGCTGGGTCTGGTTCATTGTCGAATTTTGGACAGAGCCATGGTGTTATTAATGGGCCTGTGCCTTTGTATCCCTCGGGTACTGATAAGAACTCTGGAGAGACTTGGTTTGAAGTTGGATGCTTGCGGACATATACACCGTCGGCTGATGATATTGGGCATGCACTAAAATTTGAGTGTGTAGCTGTGGATTCAGAAAAAAGGTCTGCAGTGGGACCTCCGACTTCAATTATGACATCACGTGTAATCCCTGCACCAACTCCCACCCCACGTCGCCTTATCCAAGTGAACGGAGATGTTTTAGGTCACCTGGATTTAGACAGCCAAACATCATCTTTAGGGACATTCACTGTGTTGTCCTACAATATTCTTGCTGATGCTTATGCTACAAGTGACGCGTATAGCTACTGCCCAACATGGGCACTTTCCTGGACTTACAGAAGACAAAATTTGTTGCGTGAAATTATTGGTTATCATGCTGATATCATTTGTCTTCAGGAGGTATTATATTCTAACTTATCTCCAATTTATTTTTTCTGGCAAACCTTTTTTCTGCTCTTCTTGATAGATATGTTTGAATGAATACATTAAGCAAGTCTAGCGTTGTGCAATCCAATGAATGTAAGAATTGTACTTTTAGATATCTCTGCAATGCTGTTGAGCTGAGTGTATTCTGCTTGTGTATTAGTTGAAATGATATTCTGTGCTTGTATATGACCCAGTTAACCCAGTTAAATCCAATTAGTACCAATGGTCATCAAAACAAGCTAAATCTCCCTTTTTAGGTACAATTAAACCACTTTGAAGATTTTTTTGCACCTGAGCTTGACAAACATGGATATCAGGCGCTTTACAAGAAAAGGACAACAGAGGTAACTTTGAGttgcttttatttttttaattttgttcGATACCATTTCCTACCCTATTTGATTCTTTTCCGTTGCTATCACAGGTGTATTCTGGAAATCCTGTGGCCATTGATGGCTGTGCTACCTTTTTCCGCAGAGACAAATTTTCACATGTTAAAAAATATGAAGTACAAGTACAATCACTGCCAGGTTCATTGTTACCTGCTGGCTTGCATCTTTCTAATTCTTGCACCTGCTTCTGTAGGTGGAGTTCAATAAGGCTGCACAATCGTTAACAGATGCGATTATTCCCGCTGCTCAGAAAAGGGTGGCCTTAAGCCGATTGATTAAagtaagaaaaaaatgaaattatATTGCATGCTCAGCAGTAATTCTATTTATGAATTTTAATAATCTCCTTTTTCTCATTTCCATTGAAGGACAACATTGCACTAATTGCGGTTTTAGAAGCTAAATTTGGTAATCATGGAGCTGAAAATCCTGGTAAAAGGCAGCTCCTTTGTGTGGTACGTGAACTTCtcttcttgttttggtgtgtacaAAGAACTAATCTATGTCATAATTGTCAGATGCATAATACCATCCTCATGTAGAAACTTGTTTTTACCATTCTTTAGACTTTGAGGCCGGCTTTTCTACAGAATTGCTGTTGTGCTTCTCTTTTTTAgtcatatatatgtgtgtctttCCTTGACTCCTTTCACACTCGATGGATTTTGTTGTCACTAGGGTCTCAGCCTCTCAAGTCTCTTTTTTTAATGATTTCAATTTGCAGGCAAATACACATATCAATGTACATCAAGACCTAAAAGATGTGAAGCTTTGGGAGGTTGGTATCATCACATTAAATGCGCTAGCAGTCTCTGTCATCTCAATTTTTCAGGACAACAAtaattatgtttttttttcaggttCATACCCTCCTGAAAGGATTGGAGAAGATAGCGGTTAGTGCAGACATTCCTATGTTGGTCTGTGGAGATTTCAATTCAACCCCTGGGAGGTGCGTGTGAATATCAGGCAATATTTACCAGGCTTTATATGTTCTTGAACCATGAATTTTTAAGCACACAATTGTATCTTTCAGTTCTCCGCATGGGCTTCTTGCAGTGGGTAAAGTTGATCAGCTACATCCAGATCTGG from Panicum virgatum strain AP13 chromosome 9K, P.virgatum_v5, whole genome shotgun sequence encodes:
- the LOC120651074 gene encoding carbon catabolite repressor protein 4 homolog 1-like isoform X2; this translates as MLSVVRVHLPSEIPIVGCEITPYVLLRRPDGAVSTDDVPETAPTDGQFMRYRWYRIQRDRKVPICSVHPMEQATIQCLGCLKSKIPVAKSYHCSAKCFSDAWQHHKVLHERASSALNENGAEEEELFGRFGSGGSGVLSTAGSGSLSNFGQSHGVINGPVPLYPSGTDKNSGETWFEVGCLRTYTPSADDIGHALKFECVAVDSEKRSAVGPPTSIMTSRVIPAPTPTPRRLIQVNGDVLGHLDLDSQTSSLGTFTVLSYNILADAYATSDAYSYCPTWALSWTYRRQNLLREIIGYHADIICLQEVQLNHFEDFFAPELDKHGYQALYKKRTTEVYSGNPVAIDGCATFFRRDKFSHVKKYEVEFNKAAQSLTDAIIPAAQKRVALSRLIKDNIALIAVLEAKFGNHGAENPGKRQLLCVANTHINVHQDLKDVKLWEVHTLLKGLEKIAVSADIPMLVCGDFNSTPGSSPHGLLAVGKVDQLHPDLAIDPLGILRPPSKLNHQLPLVSAYSSFARMVGVGYGLEHQRRRMDPATNEPLFTNCTRDFIGTVDYIFYTADSLTVESLLELLDEESLRKDTALPSPEWSSDHIALLAEFRCKPRIRR
- the LOC120651074 gene encoding carbon catabolite repressor protein 4 homolog 1-like isoform X1, with the protein product MLSVVRVHLPSEIPIVGCEITPYVLLRRPDGAVSTDDVPETAPTDGQFMRYRWYRIQRDRKVPICSVHPMEQATIQCLGCLKSKIPVAKSYHCSAKCFSDAWQHHKVLHERASSALNENGAEEEELFGRFGSGGSGVLSTAGSGSLSNFGQSHGVINGPVPLYPSGTDKNSGETWFEVGCLRTYTPSADDIGHALKFECVAVDSEKRSAVGPPTSIMTSRVIPAPTPTPRRLIQVNGDVLGHLDLDSQTSSLGTFTVLSYNILADAYATSDAYSYCPTWALSWTYRRQNLLREIIGYHADIICLQEVQLNHFEDFFAPELDKHGYQALYKKRTTEVYSGNPVAIDGCATFFRRDKFSHVKKYEVQVEFNKAAQSLTDAIIPAAQKRVALSRLIKDNIALIAVLEAKFGNHGAENPGKRQLLCVANTHINVHQDLKDVKLWEVHTLLKGLEKIAVSADIPMLVCGDFNSTPGSSPHGLLAVGKVDQLHPDLAIDPLGILRPPSKLNHQLPLVSAYSSFARMVGVGYGLEHQRRRMDPATNEPLFTNCTRDFIGTVDYIFYTADSLTVESLLELLDEESLRKDTALPSPEWSSDHIALLAEFRCKPRIRR